The Falco peregrinus isolate bFalPer1 chromosome 1, bFalPer1.pri, whole genome shotgun sequence genome has a window encoding:
- the LOC114010467 gene encoding cyclin-dependent kinase 9 — MAKQYDMVECPFCDEVSKYEKLAKIGQGTFGEVFKAKHRQTGKKVALKKVLMENEKEGFPITALREIKILQLLKHENVVNLIEICRTKASPYNRCKGSIYLVFDFCEHDLAGLLSNAHVKFTLSEIKKVMQMLLNGLYYIHRNKILHRDMKAANVLITRDGVLKLADFGLARAFSLAKNSQPNRYTNRVVTLWYRPPELLLGERDYGPPIDLWGAGCIMAEMWTRSPIMQGNTEQHQLTLISQLCGSITPEAWPNVDKYELYQKLDLPKGQKRKVKDRLKAYVKDPYALDLIDKLLVLDPAQRIDSDDALNHDFFWSDPMPSDLKNMLSTHNQSMFEYLAPPRRRGGHMPQQPANQSRNPAATNQTEFDRVF; from the exons ATGGCCAAGCAGTACGACATGGTGGAGTGTCCCTTCTGCGATGAGGTCTCTAAGTACGAGAAGCTCGCCAAGATCGGGCAGGGAACCTTCGG GGAAGTTTTCAAAGCCAAACATCGTCAGACAGGCAAGAAAGTAGCACTGAAAAAAGTGTTGATGGAAAATGAGAAGGAGGGG ttccccatcacagccttGCGAGAGATTAAAATCCTCCAGCTGCTCAAACATGAGAACGTGGTGAACCTCATAGAAATCTGCAGGACCAAAG CCTCTCCATACAACCGCTGCAAGGGCAGCATCTACCTTGTGTTTGACTTCTGCGAGCACGACCTGGCTGGCCTTCTCAGCAATGCCCATGTCAAGTTCACGCTCTCAGAGATCAAGAAAGTGATGCAGATGCTGTTGAACGGCCTTTACTACATCCACAGGAACAAG ATCTTGCATCGAGACATGAAAGCTGCGAATGTCCTGATCACGCGGGACGGAGTGCTGAAGCTTGCGGACTTTGGGCTGGCTCGAGCTTTCAGCCTGGCTAAGAACAGCCAGCCAAACCGCTACACCAACCGGGTGGTGACTCTGTGGTATCGGCCGCCAGAGCTGCTCCTAG GGGAGCGGGACTATGGTCCCCCCATTGACCTCTGGGGTGCAGGGTGCATCATGGCAGAGATGTGGACCCGCAGCCCCATCATGCAAGGGaacacagagcagcaccagctcacccTCATCAGCCAGCTCTGCGGATCCATCACACCGGAG GCTTGGCCAAATGTGGATAAATACGAGCTGTACCAGAAGCTGGATCTTCCCAAGGGTCAGAAGCGCAAGGTGAAGGATCGCCTGAAAGCCTACGTCAAAGACCCCTACGCACTCGACCTCATCGacaagctgctggtgctggatcCCGCCCAGCGGATCGACAGCGATGATGCGCTGAACCACGACTTCTTCTGGTCCGACCCCATGCCCTCGGACCTCAAAAACATGCTGTCCACCCACAACCAGTCCATGTTCGAGTACCTGGCTCCACCACGCAGGAGGGGTGGGCACatgccccagcagcctgctaACCAGAGCAGGAACCCGGCCGCCACCAACCAGACTGAATTCGACCGAGTGTTTTGA
- the FPGS gene encoding folylpolyglutamate synthase, mitochondrial isoform X4, producing the protein MFKGVYEGSFQDTIRTLNTLQTNASDLEQVKRERGDPQAQLEAMQGFLERTGMKVEDLDRLNIIHVTGTKGKGSVCAFAECILRNYGLKTGFYSSPHLVQVRERIRINGQPISKEQFSKYFWLVYSRLEETKDPAHDNMPAYFRFLTIMAFHAFLQEKVDLALVEVGIGGAYDCTNIIRAPVVCGVSSLGIDHTSILGDTMEKIAWQKGGIFKPGVPAFTVAQPERSLEVLRDRAQERECPLYLCPELDDFEVGHRPLELGLAGAHQRSNAALALQLARTWLQCRSCHGLGELEEVLPGAELAGRLVPLAPAFRPTDAMIQGLRDTEWLGRTQVLPHGPVTWYLDGAHTTSSIQACVRWFHQAALNQDKSHNGSEVRVLLFNATGDRDMAALLKLLLPCRFDYAVFCPNFTEVPVASNADQQNFNVTLESSLTRCLENQQTWTRLLEEKEGQDPWLPAPLQPAPARGPLLLVPPAPRPLSSPALVFPCLAQALRWVAQGRDPWLAAPTAVGAHPHPAASRGAVLLREAAAIHVLVTGSLHLVGGVLRLLDPALSQ; encoded by the exons ATGTTCAAGGGCGTGTATGAG GGATCTTTCCAGGACACCATCCGGACCCTCAACACCCTGCAGACCAATGCCAGCGACCTGGAGCAGGTGAAGCGGGAGCGCGGCGACCCCCAGGCCCAGCTGGAAGCCATGCAGGGCTTTTTGGAGCGGACCGGGATGAAG GTCGAGGACCTGGATCGACTGAACATCATCCATGTCACCGGGACGAAGGGCAAG ggctcagtgtgcGCCTTCGCTGAGTGCATCCTCCGCAACTACGGGCTGAAGACGGGCTTTTACAG ctcccctcacCTGGTGCAGGTGCGTGAGCGGATCCGCATCAATGGGCAGCCCATCAGCAAGGAGCAGTTCAGCAAGTACTTCTGGCTCGTTTACAGCCGCCTGGAGGAGACCAAG GACCCAGCGCATGACAACATGCCGGCGTACTTCCGCTTCCTCACCATCATGGCCTTCCATGCCTTCCTGCAGGAGAag GTGGACCTGGCGTTGGTGGAGGTTGGGATTGGCGGCGCCTACGACTGCACTAACATCATCAG GGCACCGGTAGTGTGTGGGGTCTCCTCCCTGGGCATCGACCACACCAGCATCCTGGGGGACACCATGGAGAAGATTGCCTGGCAGAAGGGGGGCATTTTTAAG CCCGGCGTGCCGGCGTTCACTGTGGCACAGCCGGAGCGGTCACTGGAGGTGCTGAGGGACCGAGCCCAGGAGCGGGAG TGTCCCTTGTACCTCTGCCCGGAGCTGGATGACTTCGAGGTGGGCCACCGGCcgctggagctggggctggcaggtgcCCACCAGCGCTCCAATGCCGCCTTGGCCCTGCAGCTGGCACGGACCTGGCTGCAGTGCCGCAGCTGCCACG GTCTCggggagctggaggaggtgcTGCCAGGCGCCGagctggcagggaggctggTGCCGCTGGCACCTGCCTTTCGACCCACTGATGCCATGATCCAAG GCCTGCGGGACACAGAGTGGCTGGGCCGGACCCAGGTGCTGCCCCATGGCCCTGTGACATGGTACCTGGACGGGGCCCACACCACCAGTAGCATCCAGGCTTGTGTCCGCTGGTTCCACCAGGCTGCCCTCAACCAGGACAAATCCCACAA TGGCTCTGAGGTGCGTGTGCTGCTCTTCAATGCCACGGGGGACCGGGACATGGCAGCGCTGCTCAAACTGCTTCTG ccctgccgcTTTGACTACGCTGTCTTCTGCCCCAACTTCACGGAGGTGCCCGTGGCCAGCAATGCAG ACCAGCAAAACTTCAACGTGACACTGGAGAGCTCGCTGACCCGCTGCCTGGAGAACCAGCAGACGTGGACCCGgctgctggaggaaaaggaggggcAGGAcccctggctcccagcccccctgcagccagcccctgcccgaGGACCCCTGCTCCtggtccccccagccccgagaCCCCTCAGTTCCCCAGCCCTCGTGTTCCCCTGCCTGGCCCAGGCACTGAGGTGGGTGGCACAGGGCCGGGACCCTTGGCTGGCAGCGCCCACCGCCGTGGGGgctcacccccaccccgccgccagcagaggggctgtgctgctgcggGAGGCGGCCGCCATCCACGTCCTGGTCACCGGCAGCCTGCACTTGGTGGGGGGGGTCCTTCGGCTGCTGGACCCCGCGCTCTCCCAGTAA
- the FPGS gene encoding folylpolyglutamate synthase, mitochondrial isoform X5 produces MFKGVYEDTIRTLNTLQTNASDLEQVKRERGDPQAQLEAMQGFLERTGMKVEDLDRLNIIHVTGTKGKGSVCAFAECILRNYGLKTGFYSSPHLVQVRERIRINGQPISKEQFSKYFWLVYSRLEETKDPAHDNMPAYFRFLTIMAFHAFLQEKVDLALVEVGIGGAYDCTNIIRAPVVCGVSSLGIDHTSILGDTMEKIAWQKGGIFKPGVPAFTVAQPERSLEVLRDRAQERECPLYLCPELDDFEVGHRPLELGLAGAHQRSNAALALQLARTWLQCRSCHGLGELEEVLPGAELAGRLVPLAPAFRPTDAMIQGLRDTEWLGRTQVLPHGPVTWYLDGAHTTSSIQACVRWFHQAALNQDKSHNGSEVRVLLFNATGDRDMAALLKLLLPCRFDYAVFCPNFTEVPVASNADQQNFNVTLESSLTRCLENQQTWTRLLEEKEGQDPWLPAPLQPAPARGPLLLVPPAPRPLSSPALVFPCLAQALRWVAQGRDPWLAAPTAVGAHPHPAASRGAVLLREAAAIHVLVTGSLHLVGGVLRLLDPALSQ; encoded by the exons ATGTTCAAGGGCGTGTATGAG GACACCATCCGGACCCTCAACACCCTGCAGACCAATGCCAGCGACCTGGAGCAGGTGAAGCGGGAGCGCGGCGACCCCCAGGCCCAGCTGGAAGCCATGCAGGGCTTTTTGGAGCGGACCGGGATGAAG GTCGAGGACCTGGATCGACTGAACATCATCCATGTCACCGGGACGAAGGGCAAG ggctcagtgtgcGCCTTCGCTGAGTGCATCCTCCGCAACTACGGGCTGAAGACGGGCTTTTACAG ctcccctcacCTGGTGCAGGTGCGTGAGCGGATCCGCATCAATGGGCAGCCCATCAGCAAGGAGCAGTTCAGCAAGTACTTCTGGCTCGTTTACAGCCGCCTGGAGGAGACCAAG GACCCAGCGCATGACAACATGCCGGCGTACTTCCGCTTCCTCACCATCATGGCCTTCCATGCCTTCCTGCAGGAGAag GTGGACCTGGCGTTGGTGGAGGTTGGGATTGGCGGCGCCTACGACTGCACTAACATCATCAG GGCACCGGTAGTGTGTGGGGTCTCCTCCCTGGGCATCGACCACACCAGCATCCTGGGGGACACCATGGAGAAGATTGCCTGGCAGAAGGGGGGCATTTTTAAG CCCGGCGTGCCGGCGTTCACTGTGGCACAGCCGGAGCGGTCACTGGAGGTGCTGAGGGACCGAGCCCAGGAGCGGGAG TGTCCCTTGTACCTCTGCCCGGAGCTGGATGACTTCGAGGTGGGCCACCGGCcgctggagctggggctggcaggtgcCCACCAGCGCTCCAATGCCGCCTTGGCCCTGCAGCTGGCACGGACCTGGCTGCAGTGCCGCAGCTGCCACG GTCTCggggagctggaggaggtgcTGCCAGGCGCCGagctggcagggaggctggTGCCGCTGGCACCTGCCTTTCGACCCACTGATGCCATGATCCAAG GCCTGCGGGACACAGAGTGGCTGGGCCGGACCCAGGTGCTGCCCCATGGCCCTGTGACATGGTACCTGGACGGGGCCCACACCACCAGTAGCATCCAGGCTTGTGTCCGCTGGTTCCACCAGGCTGCCCTCAACCAGGACAAATCCCACAA TGGCTCTGAGGTGCGTGTGCTGCTCTTCAATGCCACGGGGGACCGGGACATGGCAGCGCTGCTCAAACTGCTTCTG ccctgccgcTTTGACTACGCTGTCTTCTGCCCCAACTTCACGGAGGTGCCCGTGGCCAGCAATGCAG ACCAGCAAAACTTCAACGTGACACTGGAGAGCTCGCTGACCCGCTGCCTGGAGAACCAGCAGACGTGGACCCGgctgctggaggaaaaggaggggcAGGAcccctggctcccagcccccctgcagccagcccctgcccgaGGACCCCTGCTCCtggtccccccagccccgagaCCCCTCAGTTCCCCAGCCCTCGTGTTCCCCTGCCTGGCCCAGGCACTGAGGTGGGTGGCACAGGGCCGGGACCCTTGGCTGGCAGCGCCCACCGCCGTGGGGgctcacccccaccccgccgccagcagaggggctgtgctgctgcggGAGGCGGCCGCCATCCACGTCCTGGTCACCGGCAGCCTGCACTTGGTGGGGGGGGTCCTTCGGCTGCTGGACCCCGCGCTCTCCCAGTAA
- the FPGS gene encoding folylpolyglutamate synthase, mitochondrial isoform X1, whose translation MASPRDVAASRPCQRWRRGRGGGGPGVGSRRQARGAARGSEMVARGLRALRGAVRTAAGRRFSTRPARAPATDYQGSFQDTIRTLNTLQTNASDLEQVKRERGDPQAQLEAMQGFLERTGMKVEDLDRLNIIHVTGTKGKGSVCAFAECILRNYGLKTGFYSSPHLVQVRERIRINGQPISKEQFSKYFWLVYSRLEETKDPAHDNMPAYFRFLTIMAFHAFLQEKVDLALVEVGIGGAYDCTNIIRAPVVCGVSSLGIDHTSILGDTMEKIAWQKGGIFKPGVPAFTVAQPERSLEVLRDRAQERECPLYLCPELDDFEVGHRPLELGLAGAHQRSNAALALQLARTWLQCRSCHGLGELEEVLPGAELAGRLVPLAPAFRPTDAMIQGLRDTEWLGRTQVLPHGPVTWYLDGAHTTSSIQACVRWFHQAALNQDKSHNGSEVRVLLFNATGDRDMAALLKLLLPCRFDYAVFCPNFTEVPVASNADQQNFNVTLESSLTRCLENQQTWTRLLEEKEGQDPWLPAPLQPAPARGPLLLVPPAPRPLSSPALVFPCLAQALRWVAQGRDPWLAAPTAVGAHPHPAASRGAVLLREAAAIHVLVTGSLHLVGGVLRLLDPALSQ comes from the exons ATGGCGTCCCCGCGCGACGTGGCGGCCAGCCGCCCGTGTCAAAGatggcggcgggggcggggcgggggcggtcCCGGCGTGGGCTCCCGGCGGCAGGCGCGCGGCGCGGCACGGGGCAGCGAGATGGTGGCGCGGGGGCTGCGCGCGTTGCGCGGAGCGGTGCGGACCGCTGCCGGGCGCCGGTTCAGCACGCGGCCTGCGCGCGCCCCCGCCACGGATTACCAG GGATCTTTCCAGGACACCATCCGGACCCTCAACACCCTGCAGACCAATGCCAGCGACCTGGAGCAGGTGAAGCGGGAGCGCGGCGACCCCCAGGCCCAGCTGGAAGCCATGCAGGGCTTTTTGGAGCGGACCGGGATGAAG GTCGAGGACCTGGATCGACTGAACATCATCCATGTCACCGGGACGAAGGGCAAG ggctcagtgtgcGCCTTCGCTGAGTGCATCCTCCGCAACTACGGGCTGAAGACGGGCTTTTACAG ctcccctcacCTGGTGCAGGTGCGTGAGCGGATCCGCATCAATGGGCAGCCCATCAGCAAGGAGCAGTTCAGCAAGTACTTCTGGCTCGTTTACAGCCGCCTGGAGGAGACCAAG GACCCAGCGCATGACAACATGCCGGCGTACTTCCGCTTCCTCACCATCATGGCCTTCCATGCCTTCCTGCAGGAGAag GTGGACCTGGCGTTGGTGGAGGTTGGGATTGGCGGCGCCTACGACTGCACTAACATCATCAG GGCACCGGTAGTGTGTGGGGTCTCCTCCCTGGGCATCGACCACACCAGCATCCTGGGGGACACCATGGAGAAGATTGCCTGGCAGAAGGGGGGCATTTTTAAG CCCGGCGTGCCGGCGTTCACTGTGGCACAGCCGGAGCGGTCACTGGAGGTGCTGAGGGACCGAGCCCAGGAGCGGGAG TGTCCCTTGTACCTCTGCCCGGAGCTGGATGACTTCGAGGTGGGCCACCGGCcgctggagctggggctggcaggtgcCCACCAGCGCTCCAATGCCGCCTTGGCCCTGCAGCTGGCACGGACCTGGCTGCAGTGCCGCAGCTGCCACG GTCTCggggagctggaggaggtgcTGCCAGGCGCCGagctggcagggaggctggTGCCGCTGGCACCTGCCTTTCGACCCACTGATGCCATGATCCAAG GCCTGCGGGACACAGAGTGGCTGGGCCGGACCCAGGTGCTGCCCCATGGCCCTGTGACATGGTACCTGGACGGGGCCCACACCACCAGTAGCATCCAGGCTTGTGTCCGCTGGTTCCACCAGGCTGCCCTCAACCAGGACAAATCCCACAA TGGCTCTGAGGTGCGTGTGCTGCTCTTCAATGCCACGGGGGACCGGGACATGGCAGCGCTGCTCAAACTGCTTCTG ccctgccgcTTTGACTACGCTGTCTTCTGCCCCAACTTCACGGAGGTGCCCGTGGCCAGCAATGCAG ACCAGCAAAACTTCAACGTGACACTGGAGAGCTCGCTGACCCGCTGCCTGGAGAACCAGCAGACGTGGACCCGgctgctggaggaaaaggaggggcAGGAcccctggctcccagcccccctgcagccagcccctgcccgaGGACCCCTGCTCCtggtccccccagccccgagaCCCCTCAGTTCCCCAGCCCTCGTGTTCCCCTGCCTGGCCCAGGCACTGAGGTGGGTGGCACAGGGCCGGGACCCTTGGCTGGCAGCGCCCACCGCCGTGGGGgctcacccccaccccgccgccagcagaggggctgtgctgctgcggGAGGCGGCCGCCATCCACGTCCTGGTCACCGGCAGCCTGCACTTGGTGGGGGGGGTCCTTCGGCTGCTGGACCCCGCGCTCTCCCAGTAA
- the FPGS gene encoding folylpolyglutamate synthase, mitochondrial isoform X3 yields MASPRDVAASRPCQRWRRGRGGGGPGVGSRRQARGAARGSEMVARGLRALRGAVRTAAGRRFSTRPARAPATDYQGSFQDTIRTLNTLQTNASDLEQVKRERGDPQAQLEAMQGFLERTGMKVEDLDRLNIIHVTGTKGKGSVCAFAECILRNYGLKTGFYSSPHLVQVRERIRINGQPISKEQFSKYFWLVYSRLEETKDPAHDNMPAYFRFLTIMAFHAFLQEKVDLALVEVGIGGAYDCTNIIRAPVVCGVSSLGIDHTSILGDTMEKIAWQKGGIFKCPLYLCPELDDFEVGHRPLELGLAGAHQRSNAALALQLARTWLQCRSCHGLGELEEVLPGAELAGRLVPLAPAFRPTDAMIQGLRDTEWLGRTQVLPHGPVTWYLDGAHTTSSIQACVRWFHQAALNQDKSHNGSEVRVLLFNATGDRDMAALLKLLLPCRFDYAVFCPNFTEVPVASNADQQNFNVTLESSLTRCLENQQTWTRLLEEKEGQDPWLPAPLQPAPARGPLLLVPPAPRPLSSPALVFPCLAQALRWVAQGRDPWLAAPTAVGAHPHPAASRGAVLLREAAAIHVLVTGSLHLVGGVLRLLDPALSQ; encoded by the exons ATGGCGTCCCCGCGCGACGTGGCGGCCAGCCGCCCGTGTCAAAGatggcggcgggggcggggcgggggcggtcCCGGCGTGGGCTCCCGGCGGCAGGCGCGCGGCGCGGCACGGGGCAGCGAGATGGTGGCGCGGGGGCTGCGCGCGTTGCGCGGAGCGGTGCGGACCGCTGCCGGGCGCCGGTTCAGCACGCGGCCTGCGCGCGCCCCCGCCACGGATTACCAG GGATCTTTCCAGGACACCATCCGGACCCTCAACACCCTGCAGACCAATGCCAGCGACCTGGAGCAGGTGAAGCGGGAGCGCGGCGACCCCCAGGCCCAGCTGGAAGCCATGCAGGGCTTTTTGGAGCGGACCGGGATGAAG GTCGAGGACCTGGATCGACTGAACATCATCCATGTCACCGGGACGAAGGGCAAG ggctcagtgtgcGCCTTCGCTGAGTGCATCCTCCGCAACTACGGGCTGAAGACGGGCTTTTACAG ctcccctcacCTGGTGCAGGTGCGTGAGCGGATCCGCATCAATGGGCAGCCCATCAGCAAGGAGCAGTTCAGCAAGTACTTCTGGCTCGTTTACAGCCGCCTGGAGGAGACCAAG GACCCAGCGCATGACAACATGCCGGCGTACTTCCGCTTCCTCACCATCATGGCCTTCCATGCCTTCCTGCAGGAGAag GTGGACCTGGCGTTGGTGGAGGTTGGGATTGGCGGCGCCTACGACTGCACTAACATCATCAG GGCACCGGTAGTGTGTGGGGTCTCCTCCCTGGGCATCGACCACACCAGCATCCTGGGGGACACCATGGAGAAGATTGCCTGGCAGAAGGGGGGCATTTTTAAG TGTCCCTTGTACCTCTGCCCGGAGCTGGATGACTTCGAGGTGGGCCACCGGCcgctggagctggggctggcaggtgcCCACCAGCGCTCCAATGCCGCCTTGGCCCTGCAGCTGGCACGGACCTGGCTGCAGTGCCGCAGCTGCCACG GTCTCggggagctggaggaggtgcTGCCAGGCGCCGagctggcagggaggctggTGCCGCTGGCACCTGCCTTTCGACCCACTGATGCCATGATCCAAG GCCTGCGGGACACAGAGTGGCTGGGCCGGACCCAGGTGCTGCCCCATGGCCCTGTGACATGGTACCTGGACGGGGCCCACACCACCAGTAGCATCCAGGCTTGTGTCCGCTGGTTCCACCAGGCTGCCCTCAACCAGGACAAATCCCACAA TGGCTCTGAGGTGCGTGTGCTGCTCTTCAATGCCACGGGGGACCGGGACATGGCAGCGCTGCTCAAACTGCTTCTG ccctgccgcTTTGACTACGCTGTCTTCTGCCCCAACTTCACGGAGGTGCCCGTGGCCAGCAATGCAG ACCAGCAAAACTTCAACGTGACACTGGAGAGCTCGCTGACCCGCTGCCTGGAGAACCAGCAGACGTGGACCCGgctgctggaggaaaaggaggggcAGGAcccctggctcccagcccccctgcagccagcccctgcccgaGGACCCCTGCTCCtggtccccccagccccgagaCCCCTCAGTTCCCCAGCCCTCGTGTTCCCCTGCCTGGCCCAGGCACTGAGGTGGGTGGCACAGGGCCGGGACCCTTGGCTGGCAGCGCCCACCGCCGTGGGGgctcacccccaccccgccgccagcagaggggctgtgctgctgcggGAGGCGGCCGCCATCCACGTCCTGGTCACCGGCAGCCTGCACTTGGTGGGGGGGGTCCTTCGGCTGCTGGACCCCGCGCTCTCCCAGTAA
- the FPGS gene encoding folylpolyglutamate synthase, mitochondrial isoform X2 → MASPRDVAASRPCQRWRRGRGGGGPGVGSRRQARGAARGSEMVARGLRALRGAVRTAAGRRFSTRPARAPATDYQDTIRTLNTLQTNASDLEQVKRERGDPQAQLEAMQGFLERTGMKVEDLDRLNIIHVTGTKGKGSVCAFAECILRNYGLKTGFYSSPHLVQVRERIRINGQPISKEQFSKYFWLVYSRLEETKDPAHDNMPAYFRFLTIMAFHAFLQEKVDLALVEVGIGGAYDCTNIIRAPVVCGVSSLGIDHTSILGDTMEKIAWQKGGIFKPGVPAFTVAQPERSLEVLRDRAQERECPLYLCPELDDFEVGHRPLELGLAGAHQRSNAALALQLARTWLQCRSCHGLGELEEVLPGAELAGRLVPLAPAFRPTDAMIQGLRDTEWLGRTQVLPHGPVTWYLDGAHTTSSIQACVRWFHQAALNQDKSHNGSEVRVLLFNATGDRDMAALLKLLLPCRFDYAVFCPNFTEVPVASNADQQNFNVTLESSLTRCLENQQTWTRLLEEKEGQDPWLPAPLQPAPARGPLLLVPPAPRPLSSPALVFPCLAQALRWVAQGRDPWLAAPTAVGAHPHPAASRGAVLLREAAAIHVLVTGSLHLVGGVLRLLDPALSQ, encoded by the exons ATGGCGTCCCCGCGCGACGTGGCGGCCAGCCGCCCGTGTCAAAGatggcggcgggggcggggcgggggcggtcCCGGCGTGGGCTCCCGGCGGCAGGCGCGCGGCGCGGCACGGGGCAGCGAGATGGTGGCGCGGGGGCTGCGCGCGTTGCGCGGAGCGGTGCGGACCGCTGCCGGGCGCCGGTTCAGCACGCGGCCTGCGCGCGCCCCCGCCACGGATTACCAG GACACCATCCGGACCCTCAACACCCTGCAGACCAATGCCAGCGACCTGGAGCAGGTGAAGCGGGAGCGCGGCGACCCCCAGGCCCAGCTGGAAGCCATGCAGGGCTTTTTGGAGCGGACCGGGATGAAG GTCGAGGACCTGGATCGACTGAACATCATCCATGTCACCGGGACGAAGGGCAAG ggctcagtgtgcGCCTTCGCTGAGTGCATCCTCCGCAACTACGGGCTGAAGACGGGCTTTTACAG ctcccctcacCTGGTGCAGGTGCGTGAGCGGATCCGCATCAATGGGCAGCCCATCAGCAAGGAGCAGTTCAGCAAGTACTTCTGGCTCGTTTACAGCCGCCTGGAGGAGACCAAG GACCCAGCGCATGACAACATGCCGGCGTACTTCCGCTTCCTCACCATCATGGCCTTCCATGCCTTCCTGCAGGAGAag GTGGACCTGGCGTTGGTGGAGGTTGGGATTGGCGGCGCCTACGACTGCACTAACATCATCAG GGCACCGGTAGTGTGTGGGGTCTCCTCCCTGGGCATCGACCACACCAGCATCCTGGGGGACACCATGGAGAAGATTGCCTGGCAGAAGGGGGGCATTTTTAAG CCCGGCGTGCCGGCGTTCACTGTGGCACAGCCGGAGCGGTCACTGGAGGTGCTGAGGGACCGAGCCCAGGAGCGGGAG TGTCCCTTGTACCTCTGCCCGGAGCTGGATGACTTCGAGGTGGGCCACCGGCcgctggagctggggctggcaggtgcCCACCAGCGCTCCAATGCCGCCTTGGCCCTGCAGCTGGCACGGACCTGGCTGCAGTGCCGCAGCTGCCACG GTCTCggggagctggaggaggtgcTGCCAGGCGCCGagctggcagggaggctggTGCCGCTGGCACCTGCCTTTCGACCCACTGATGCCATGATCCAAG GCCTGCGGGACACAGAGTGGCTGGGCCGGACCCAGGTGCTGCCCCATGGCCCTGTGACATGGTACCTGGACGGGGCCCACACCACCAGTAGCATCCAGGCTTGTGTCCGCTGGTTCCACCAGGCTGCCCTCAACCAGGACAAATCCCACAA TGGCTCTGAGGTGCGTGTGCTGCTCTTCAATGCCACGGGGGACCGGGACATGGCAGCGCTGCTCAAACTGCTTCTG ccctgccgcTTTGACTACGCTGTCTTCTGCCCCAACTTCACGGAGGTGCCCGTGGCCAGCAATGCAG ACCAGCAAAACTTCAACGTGACACTGGAGAGCTCGCTGACCCGCTGCCTGGAGAACCAGCAGACGTGGACCCGgctgctggaggaaaaggaggggcAGGAcccctggctcccagcccccctgcagccagcccctgcccgaGGACCCCTGCTCCtggtccccccagccccgagaCCCCTCAGTTCCCCAGCCCTCGTGTTCCCCTGCCTGGCCCAGGCACTGAGGTGGGTGGCACAGGGCCGGGACCCTTGGCTGGCAGCGCCCACCGCCGTGGGGgctcacccccaccccgccgccagcagaggggctgtgctgctgcggGAGGCGGCCGCCATCCACGTCCTGGTCACCGGCAGCCTGCACTTGGTGGGGGGGGTCCTTCGGCTGCTGGACCCCGCGCTCTCCCAGTAA